TCATGTTGATACCGAATGCTACCAACAATTTTTGAACGAGTTCGCTGCCTGTTATCCCAAATCACTTAACATTCTCCAAGTTGATAACGGCTTATTTCATAAAGCTAAACGTTTACAAATTCCAGAGAATATTGTTCTTTTGTTCCAGCCTGCTCATTCTCCTGAACTGAATCCCATAGAGCGCGTTTGGGAATATCTCAAGCAAGACTTGAAATGGGAGCTATTTGATCACCTGGAGCATCTGCAAACCAAGGTTGCTCAACTCCTAGCTCTCCTCACTCCTCAAATTGCTGCTTCTTTGACTGGTTATGACTTCATCCTCAATGCCTTATCTGTCGCAAACATTTTTTGAATTGGTATAATA
Above is a genomic segment from Fischerella sp. JS2 containing:
- a CDS encoding IS630 family transposase, with product MQLIAQYSAIILPQYENIRYFVQDESRFGLKTIEGRKITLPGVKPIGDWQWQFKAFWLYGAVEPLTGESLFWQFSHVDTECYQQFLNEFAACYPKSLNILQVDNGLFHKAKRLQIPENIVLLFQPAHSPELNPIERVWEYLKQDLKWELFDHLEHLQTKVAQLLALLTPQIAASLTGYDFILNALSVANIF